A genomic region of Mycolicibacterium poriferae contains the following coding sequences:
- a CDS encoding cytochrome P450 has translation MVSVQIRHDPFDASILNDPYPTYRLLRDAAPVYRAEESHTWVLSRHADVQAAALDHGTYSSVDGIFPTPPGSDFIGSFLPMMIVMDPPRHDQLRALVSRAFTPRRAAGLQGAITQMAAELFERLDEGSGSADFVTDFAAILPAAVIADLLGVPATDRDQFRLWSSQLVQVDVNHGQTTDALTAAAAIYAYFTDFLADRRKNPREDLMSALANATVDGIGLTDEEVLGFCALLLVAGYETTTNLLGNSAVVLAQHRQTRRRLAADRTLLGPAVEELLRYDSPAQGLSRTLTRDVTLHDTTMRQGEKVLLLFGSANRDERAFPDPDVFDIERTSEHQVAFGRGIHFCLGAALARMEARIALDALLDRVPDWEVDLESARRLRSGPIRGYTSLPITWTTPV, from the coding sequence GTGGTCTCGGTACAGATTCGTCACGACCCGTTCGACGCCTCGATCCTCAACGACCCCTATCCGACGTATCGGTTATTGCGTGACGCGGCTCCGGTGTACCGCGCCGAGGAATCCCATACCTGGGTGTTGAGCCGCCACGCCGATGTCCAGGCCGCAGCACTGGATCACGGCACGTACTCCTCGGTGGACGGCATCTTCCCCACCCCGCCGGGATCGGACTTCATCGGTTCGTTCCTGCCGATGATGATCGTGATGGACCCTCCGCGCCACGACCAGTTGCGTGCCCTGGTCAGCCGGGCGTTCACTCCCCGGCGGGCGGCCGGGCTGCAGGGCGCCATCACACAGATGGCCGCGGAGTTGTTCGAGCGCCTCGACGAGGGTTCCGGATCGGCGGACTTCGTGACCGACTTCGCCGCGATCCTGCCCGCCGCGGTGATCGCCGATCTGCTGGGCGTTCCCGCCACCGATCGTGATCAGTTCCGATTGTGGTCGAGCCAACTGGTCCAGGTCGACGTCAACCACGGACAAACCACCGACGCACTGACCGCCGCCGCCGCGATCTACGCCTACTTCACCGACTTCCTCGCCGACCGCCGCAAGAACCCCCGCGAGGACCTGATGTCGGCGTTGGCCAACGCCACAGTCGACGGGATCGGACTGACCGACGAGGAAGTCCTCGGCTTCTGCGCGCTGCTGCTCGTCGCGGGCTACGAGACCACCACCAATCTGCTGGGGAACTCCGCGGTCGTGCTGGCCCAGCATCGGCAAACCCGCCGACGCCTAGCCGCCGATCGAACACTGTTGGGGCCTGCGGTGGAAGAGTTGCTGCGTTACGACTCACCTGCACAGGGACTTTCACGAACCCTGACCCGCGACGTCACCCTGCACGACACGACGATGCGTCAAGGTGAGAAGGTGCTGCTGTTGTTCGGGTCGGCCAACCGCGACGAGCGTGCCTTCCCCGATCCGGACGTGTTCGACATCGAGCGCACCAGTGAGCACCAGGTCGCCTTCGGTCGCGGCATTCACTTCTGTCTGGGTGCGGCGCTGGCGCGGATGGAGGCCCGCATCGCTCTGGATGCGTTGTTGGACCGGGTGCCTGACTGGGAGGTCGATCTTGAATCGGCGCGGCGGCTGCGGTCCGGGCCGATCCGGGGCTACACATCGCTGCCCATCACTTGGACCACACCGGTCTAG
- a CDS encoding metal-dependent hydrolase has protein sequence MSDDSSTRPTMRVVPKPRRVRFDMPAGTSRQHFVDGDLVMSHFVSTLSATFPEGEDFFIRSVREYRDHISDADLKEAVKGFIAQEATHRHQHRLLNDRLQAMGYPTEGIDRHIKKLVGRLEKRFSPTMRLAVTAALEHYTATFAEIILTSDEAQELIGYTEVRPILLWHALEECEHKAVAFDVYETVGGSERTRVWGMRIASLLLFSELVIQTTRSLAGDRAAYNPVRLLRSLRAFRHNPLFSSAAIERFRSYTRGGFHPDDWDSAEILERWTKELFDADGGQQARSSV, from the coding sequence ATGAGCGACGATTCGTCCACACGGCCCACCATGCGGGTCGTCCCGAAGCCCCGCCGTGTTCGATTCGACATGCCTGCTGGGACCAGTCGGCAGCACTTCGTCGATGGCGACTTGGTGATGAGCCACTTTGTGTCCACCTTGTCGGCCACGTTCCCCGAAGGCGAAGACTTCTTCATCCGGTCAGTCCGCGAGTACCGGGACCACATCAGCGACGCTGACCTCAAGGAGGCGGTCAAGGGATTCATTGCACAAGAGGCCACCCACCGACACCAGCATCGGCTGCTCAACGATCGGCTCCAAGCGATGGGCTATCCCACCGAGGGGATCGATCGGCATATCAAGAAGTTGGTTGGCCGACTTGAGAAGCGTTTTTCTCCCACGATGCGCCTGGCTGTGACGGCCGCCCTGGAGCACTACACGGCGACATTCGCCGAAATCATTCTCACCAGCGACGAAGCTCAAGAACTCATCGGCTACACCGAAGTGCGGCCTATTCTGCTCTGGCACGCACTGGAAGAATGCGAGCACAAGGCCGTCGCTTTCGATGTCTACGAGACGGTCGGTGGAAGCGAACGCACCAGGGTCTGGGGGATGCGGATCGCCAGCCTCCTCTTGTTCAGCGAGTTGGTTATCCAGACCACCCGCTCTCTGGCCGGTGACCGTGCCGCCTACAACCCGGTGCGGTTGCTGCGCAGCCTTCGAGCCTTCCGGCATAACCCGCTATTCAGCTCAGCAGCAATTGAGCGCTTTCGTTCCTACACCCGCGGCGGATTTCATCCCGACGACTGGGACAGCGCAGAAATCCTCGAACGCTGGACCAAGGAACTCTTCGACGCCGATGGTGGCCAACAAGCGCGTAGCAGCGTCTAG
- a CDS encoding PaaI family thioesterase: MVVAVTFAHFDEQIAGQLLRSANTAGGLSTFLSFRHTELAAGRLVAEMETRAELLTPFGTLHGGCLSAMVDHCLGVVFYPVIPGGSWVATTEFKLNLLRPVSSGVCVAVTDIVSLGKRSGVARIDISNGDKAVCVAQGTVTIVNAAGNAQ, encoded by the coding sequence ATGGTGGTGGCAGTGACATTCGCGCACTTCGATGAGCAGATCGCCGGCCAGCTGCTCAGATCGGCGAACACAGCGGGTGGACTGTCGACGTTTCTGAGCTTTCGGCACACCGAACTCGCCGCCGGTCGGCTGGTGGCAGAGATGGAAACCCGCGCCGAACTGCTCACACCCTTCGGCACCCTGCACGGCGGATGTCTATCGGCGATGGTCGACCACTGTCTCGGAGTCGTGTTCTACCCCGTCATTCCGGGCGGATCATGGGTCGCCACCACCGAATTCAAGCTGAACCTGCTGCGACCCGTGTCCAGCGGGGTGTGTGTCGCCGTCACCGACATCGTGTCACTGGGCAAGCGCAGTGGAGTAGCGCGCATCGACATCAGCAACGGCGACAAAGCCGTCTGCGTAGCCCAGGGCACGGTCACGATCGTGAACGCCGCGGGCAACGCACAATGA
- a CDS encoding LLM class flavin-dependent oxidoreductase — MSTYGLSVLGADLKSLAQTAQAADAAGFAAVWASEFYSRSGSISMAAMANSTQNCRIGSSILYGVGRSPLVLATEARDLDELSNGRLVLGIGNGTKRMMSDWHGVPDTSAPALRMEELVMLLRRIWNLHEGPIHHEGRFYRMNLTPTGDVGPPSRPIPIVTAGVRPRMCEAAGRVADGLAGHPLFTTTYVEEIVRPAIARGAARTGRDPSDVEIISMVMCAIHDDAEVARRELAQQIAFYSSVKSYETVLDVNGFASEGRTIREAFAQRDFPAMFAAVSEEMIDTMGVAGTAHEVREQLRRYEGVLDHIMLYSPSVGIAAERVQQNLDSIIGECSPASMSPGQSGPRST; from the coding sequence ATGAGCACCTACGGCCTGTCGGTTCTCGGCGCGGATTTGAAGTCACTGGCCCAGACCGCCCAGGCCGCCGACGCGGCCGGGTTCGCCGCCGTATGGGCCTCGGAGTTCTACTCCCGGTCCGGATCGATCTCCATGGCCGCGATGGCCAACAGCACACAGAACTGCCGGATCGGTTCCTCCATTCTCTACGGCGTCGGCCGAAGCCCGCTGGTGCTGGCCACCGAGGCGCGTGATCTCGACGAACTCTCCAACGGACGGCTGGTGCTCGGCATCGGCAACGGCACCAAACGGATGATGAGCGACTGGCACGGCGTGCCCGACACTTCCGCACCCGCGCTGCGGATGGAAGAACTCGTGATGCTGCTGCGCCGGATATGGAACCTGCATGAAGGGCCGATCCATCACGAGGGCCGTTTCTACAGAATGAATCTCACCCCGACCGGCGACGTGGGTCCCCCCAGCCGGCCGATCCCGATCGTCACTGCCGGTGTCCGGCCCCGGATGTGCGAGGCGGCCGGGCGGGTGGCCGACGGCCTGGCCGGACATCCCCTGTTCACCACCACCTACGTCGAGGAGATAGTCCGGCCCGCTATCGCCAGGGGTGCCGCGCGCACCGGCCGCGACCCCAGTGACGTGGAGATCATTTCCATGGTGATGTGCGCCATCCACGACGACGCCGAGGTCGCCAGGCGCGAACTGGCGCAGCAGATTGCGTTCTACTCCTCGGTCAAATCCTACGAGACGGTACTTGATGTGAACGGCTTCGCCAGCGAAGGCCGAACCATCCGGGAAGCATTCGCCCAGCGCGATTTCCCGGCGATGTTCGCCGCGGTGTCCGAGGAGATGATCGACACCATGGGCGTCGCAGGGACGGCACACGAGGTCCGGGAACAACTGAGACGCTACGAAGGCGTCCTCGACCACATCATGCTGTATTCACCATCGGTTGGCATCGCTGCGGAACGGGTGCAGCAAAACCTCGACAGCATCATCGGGGAATGCTCGCCCGCCTCGATGTCGCCAGGGCAGTCCGGTCCACGTTCAACCTGA
- a CDS encoding TetR family transcriptional regulator, with product MTFPQARSHGKTLPSEANSVATEKRAANASRSRASARRRETILDAALAVAAAGGYEAVQMRTVAERVGIAVGTLYRYFPAKTHLLVAALTREFRRLDSAGDWASGEGPPLQRLERLTAHLHDRWQRDPRLTTAMTRAFAVADTRAAAELDRAADEIQILLARTLRGGEPTPTDLHVAGVISDIWLANLVAFSGHRATAADTRERIDRATRRVVTSAARPTANR from the coding sequence ATGACTTTCCCTCAGGCGCGCAGCCACGGGAAAACCCTGCCTTCGGAAGCGAACTCGGTCGCTACCGAGAAGCGGGCCGCTAACGCGTCGCGTTCACGCGCCTCCGCACGGCGCCGCGAAACAATTCTGGATGCAGCTTTGGCCGTGGCCGCGGCCGGTGGTTACGAGGCGGTTCAGATGCGGACGGTTGCCGAGCGGGTCGGCATCGCCGTCGGCACGCTTTACCGCTATTTCCCGGCGAAAACCCACTTGCTGGTAGCAGCGCTGACGCGCGAGTTCCGTCGACTCGACTCCGCCGGCGACTGGGCGAGTGGTGAGGGCCCACCGCTGCAACGGCTCGAACGCCTCACCGCACATCTGCATGACCGCTGGCAGCGCGACCCACGGCTGACGACAGCCATGACACGGGCCTTCGCCGTCGCAGACACCCGCGCCGCCGCGGAACTCGACCGCGCGGCCGATGAAATCCAGATCCTGCTGGCCCGCACGCTCAGGGGCGGCGAGCCCACCCCTACCGATCTGCACGTCGCTGGGGTCATCTCCGACATCTGGTTGGCCAACCTCGTGGCCTTCAGCGGCCACCGCGCGACAGCCGCCGACACCCGCGAGCGCATTGACCGAGCCACCAGGCGCGTCGTGACCAGCGCTGCTCGGCCCACCGCAAACCGGTAA
- a CDS encoding PaaI family thioesterase yields the protein MVPKSVLPPERLPSHTTTCMGCGPDNPHGLRLVVHRSGDAVYTDVTFDERHIGAPGLAHGGAVAAACDDVLGFTLWIAGTPAVTRTLTVEYLRPVPLHQTHRITAHIVSREGRALHVTATGTGEGGIARFTASAVFIAVSPEHFAAHGDVSAFGDLLEQFSRRGGLDPEPS from the coding sequence ATGGTGCCCAAAAGCGTGTTGCCGCCGGAGCGGCTGCCCTCGCACACCACGACCTGCATGGGTTGCGGCCCGGACAACCCTCACGGACTGCGGCTAGTGGTGCACCGCAGCGGCGACGCGGTGTACACCGATGTGACGTTCGACGAGCGGCATATCGGGGCCCCGGGCCTGGCTCACGGCGGGGCAGTGGCCGCCGCATGTGATGACGTCCTGGGCTTCACGTTGTGGATCGCCGGCACCCCAGCGGTCACCCGCACCCTGACGGTCGAATATTTGCGGCCGGTGCCGCTGCATCAGACCCACCGGATTACTGCCCACATCGTCTCTCGTGAAGGGCGGGCGCTGCATGTCACGGCGACAGGCACGGGTGAGGGTGGGATCGCCCGCTTCACCGCCAGTGCAGTATTCATTGCCGTCAGCCCTGAGCACTTCGCCGCACACGGCGATGTCAGCGCTTTCGGCGATCTTCTGGAGCAGTTCTCGCGCCGCGGCGGTCTCGACCCGGAGCCGTCATGA
- a CDS encoding alpha/beta fold hydrolase — translation MTSAVQHRVRTQDGITLAADCYDHDDARPVVLLLHGGGQNRHAWSASARRLHACGYTVVAYDTRGHGDSDWDPAGRYDLERLATDLLAVREHFSADIAPAVVGASLGGMTVLGTHLLTSGASWAAVVLVDVTPRLEFQGARRVVTFMAAHPDGFGTLDDAAEVIAAYNPHRSRPANVDGLRKVLRQRHDGRWIWRWDPAFIHSNFDFLRDESTTGTEQFDAISHLLIDGARRVSAPTLLVRGLLSDVVSQATVEEFKQLVPHAETVDVSGTGHMIAGDDNDAFSSAVTEFLGRSFL, via the coding sequence ATGACCTCCGCCGTGCAGCATCGGGTCCGAACCCAGGACGGGATCACCCTGGCCGCCGACTGCTACGACCACGATGACGCCCGTCCCGTCGTGCTGCTCCTGCACGGCGGCGGCCAGAACCGGCACGCGTGGAGCGCTTCAGCGCGTCGTCTCCACGCATGCGGATACACAGTCGTCGCCTACGACACCCGCGGTCACGGCGACAGCGACTGGGACCCAGCCGGCAGGTACGACCTCGAGCGACTCGCGACCGATCTGCTCGCCGTGCGTGAGCACTTCAGCGCCGATATCGCCCCGGCCGTCGTAGGTGCATCTCTTGGGGGCATGACCGTGCTCGGCACGCATCTGTTGACATCCGGGGCGTCGTGGGCGGCGGTCGTCCTGGTCGACGTCACCCCGCGGCTTGAATTCCAGGGCGCTCGTCGCGTGGTGACGTTCATGGCCGCACATCCCGATGGCTTTGGCACCCTCGACGACGCCGCCGAGGTGATCGCCGCGTACAACCCCCATCGCTCGCGCCCGGCCAACGTCGACGGCCTACGCAAGGTGCTACGGCAGCGTCACGACGGCCGCTGGATCTGGCGGTGGGACCCGGCATTCATTCACTCCAACTTCGACTTCCTCCGCGACGAATCGACCACGGGAACGGAGCAATTCGACGCAATCAGCCACCTGCTGATCGACGGAGCCCGACGGGTCAGCGCCCCAACACTTCTCGTAAGGGGCCTGTTATCCGACGTGGTCTCCCAAGCCACCGTCGAGGAGTTCAAGCAACTGGTTCCCCACGCCGAGACCGTCGACGTATCCGGCACCGGACACATGATCGCCGGCGACGACAACGACGCCTTCAGCTCCGCCGTCACCGAGTTCCTCGGCCGGAGCTTCCTGTAG
- a CDS encoding TetR/AcrR family transcriptional regulator — protein MSDSQSVPVLDDDVDPRRIRSRTRLLDAAATLLSTGGVEAVTIDAVTKASKVARTTLYRHFHSSSHLLAATFERLLPQVATPAPTSGPLREQLIELLSRQAALFNDAPLHVTTLAWLSLGPTGSNNEADDRHTSGALRARVVDQYRQPFDAILTSPKAQAELDDFDRELALCQLVGPLAFGRMTGIRTITHNDCANIVDDFLAAHRKTDSDAKESKIATKQTGRPARLAR, from the coding sequence GTGAGCGACAGTCAGTCAGTGCCAGTCCTTGACGACGACGTGGACCCTCGGCGCATCCGGTCACGCACCCGGCTGCTGGATGCTGCTGCAACGCTTCTGAGCACCGGGGGGGTGGAAGCAGTCACCATTGATGCGGTCACCAAAGCATCCAAAGTGGCTCGAACCACGCTGTACCGCCACTTCCACAGTTCGTCGCATTTGCTCGCAGCCACGTTCGAACGCCTACTTCCACAAGTGGCCACTCCGGCACCGACCAGCGGACCCCTCCGTGAGCAGCTGATCGAATTGCTTAGCCGCCAAGCCGCACTCTTCAACGACGCGCCGCTGCATGTCACGACACTCGCGTGGCTCTCATTGGGGCCCACCGGCTCCAATAACGAAGCTGATGACCGCCACACATCGGGGGCGCTACGGGCCCGAGTCGTTGACCAGTACCGTCAGCCATTTGACGCCATACTCACCAGCCCGAAAGCACAAGCCGAACTTGACGACTTCGACCGGGAACTGGCGCTCTGCCAACTCGTCGGACCACTCGCCTTCGGCCGAATGACTGGGATTCGCACCATCACTCACAATGACTGCGCGAACATCGTCGATGACTTTCTCGCCGCCCACCGCAAGACCGATAGCGACGCCAAAGAGTCGAAGATCGCCACCAAGCAGACGGGCCGCCCCGCGCGTCTAGCTCGGTAG
- a CDS encoding pyridoxal phosphate-dependent decarboxylase family protein produces MHDTNSRTRIVSMDQHSAPVGTDDVYAALPRALELATDYLQGLPHRPVDANTSYDEVVDALSGPLPEEGTNAVAVVERLAATLGPATIACAGPRYFGLVVGGSLPAALAADWLVSTWDQTAYSRMSSPAGAAIDAVTERWVLDALGLPPRAAVGFVTGATAGNVVGLLSARHVLLARQGWDVEADGLAQAPRVRVLVGDEVHPSVLQALQMIGLGSRRVERVAVDAQGAMRADALADALAADSDPAIVCAQVGNVNSGACDPMSEIVAATHEHGGWVHVDGAFGLWACASPRLSAHVRGVELADSWSTDAHKWLNVPYDCGLAIVADPQAARSALGANTSYLPTSAEREPGVLVPEMSRRARAVPVYAAFASLGRQGLRQLIERCCEHARRLAETMQASDGFSVCNDVVLNQVLIRADDSDERTWHVAELVRRSGEAWVAGTEWHGRAAIRVSFSNWTTADDDVDRLVEALRQSLAATRKAQQE; encoded by the coding sequence GTGCACGACACGAACTCGAGAACAAGGATAGTTTCAATGGATCAGCATTCTGCCCCGGTTGGAACCGACGACGTGTACGCGGCTCTGCCAAGGGCGTTGGAACTGGCGACCGACTACCTCCAGGGTCTGCCACACCGGCCGGTTGACGCGAATACGAGCTATGACGAGGTCGTCGACGCACTGAGCGGCCCGTTGCCCGAGGAAGGTACGAATGCGGTCGCGGTAGTCGAGCGGTTGGCCGCCACTCTCGGTCCGGCAACCATTGCGTGCGCCGGCCCTCGCTACTTCGGCCTCGTCGTCGGGGGATCGCTACCCGCTGCGCTGGCTGCCGACTGGCTGGTATCGACCTGGGACCAGACCGCGTACAGCCGGATGTCGTCGCCGGCGGGCGCTGCGATCGATGCCGTCACCGAGCGCTGGGTTCTCGACGCTCTCGGGCTGCCCCCGCGCGCGGCCGTCGGGTTCGTCACCGGAGCCACGGCGGGGAACGTCGTCGGGTTGCTTTCCGCACGGCACGTTCTCTTAGCGCGGCAAGGCTGGGACGTTGAGGCCGATGGGCTCGCCCAGGCGCCCCGTGTTCGCGTACTCGTGGGCGACGAGGTCCATCCGTCGGTACTGCAGGCGTTGCAGATGATCGGTTTGGGATCGCGCCGCGTCGAGCGCGTAGCAGTCGACGCACAAGGAGCGATGAGAGCCGACGCGCTCGCCGACGCGCTCGCCGCCGACTCCGACCCCGCCATCGTGTGCGCGCAGGTCGGCAACGTGAACTCCGGAGCATGCGACCCAATGTCAGAGATCGTCGCGGCGACCCACGAGCACGGCGGCTGGGTTCACGTCGACGGCGCATTCGGACTATGGGCTTGCGCATCGCCGCGACTGTCGGCACACGTCCGAGGTGTCGAGCTGGCCGATTCCTGGTCGACCGACGCACACAAGTGGCTCAACGTCCCCTACGACTGCGGCTTGGCCATCGTCGCCGATCCCCAAGCTGCCCGCTCCGCACTGGGCGCCAACACCAGCTATCTGCCCACAAGTGCCGAGCGCGAACCCGGCGTCCTGGTGCCCGAGATGTCCCGGCGTGCACGCGCGGTACCCGTCTACGCAGCATTCGCATCGCTAGGCAGGCAGGGGTTGCGACAACTGATCGAACGCTGCTGCGAGCATGCCCGCCGCCTGGCCGAGACGATGCAAGCCTCCGACGGCTTTTCCGTATGCAACGACGTGGTGCTCAACCAGGTCCTGATCCGTGCCGACGACAGCGACGAGCGCACCTGGCATGTAGCTGAACTCGTGCGACGCAGCGGAGAGGCGTGGGTCGCGGGAACCGAATGGCACGGTCGAGCGGCGATACGCGTGTCCTTCTCGAACTGGACGACTGCAGACGACGACGTCGACCGTCTCGTTGAAGCGCTGCGGCAATCGCTGGCGGCGACGCGCAAAGCTCAGCAGGAGTAA
- a CDS encoding DUF6188 family protein yields the protein MYTQWIENLVVQRLSLRGGLVLDFDDYNEIVISCPLLLTLPAVGTYPIEAVRIDPLRIATHERPLLNLAGAVCTQAWSSDDGGLHLSFSGGHRIDVDPDAEQTAWELYGMRHGYMACLPRGRVRVVRHDLPDTDDANILNSATQSSAGSARQTH from the coding sequence ATGTACACCCAATGGATCGAAAACCTTGTCGTACAACGCCTCTCGCTGCGCGGCGGCCTGGTTCTGGATTTCGATGACTACAACGAAATCGTCATCTCCTGCCCCCTGCTATTGACCCTTCCTGCCGTCGGCACCTACCCCATCGAGGCGGTGCGTATTGACCCCCTCAGGATCGCAACCCACGAACGTCCACTGCTGAACCTCGCCGGCGCGGTGTGCACCCAAGCCTGGTCCAGCGACGATGGAGGGCTACACCTGAGCTTCTCGGGCGGGCACCGCATCGATGTCGACCCCGACGCTGAACAGACAGCATGGGAGCTCTATGGCATGCGCCACGGCTACATGGCCTGTCTGCCCCGGGGGCGGGTTCGCGTGGTCCGCCATGACCTCCCCGACACCGACGACGCCAACATTCTCAACAGCGCCACGCAATCATCGGCGGGGTCGGCGCGGCAGACGCACTAA
- a CDS encoding TetR/AcrR family transcriptional regulator gives MRKIPRQISDRLPAAADLFAEKGLNDSKIEDVAAVTGVPKATLYYYFAGKEDILAFLLEDLLKDISEAVTAIVHTDGTGAERLELVIRAQLRAMAQRPAVCRALIGELGRAARMPAIAEMINTAYQQPVETLLVEGARDGSLVAQPDARSTSIALFGAVTINALMYLVTGNHLDETVVASTLSAVMFDGLRPRTGDQS, from the coding sequence ATGCGCAAGATTCCACGTCAGATCTCTGACCGGCTTCCCGCCGCGGCGGACTTGTTCGCCGAGAAGGGGCTCAACGACTCCAAGATCGAAGACGTCGCCGCGGTGACCGGTGTGCCGAAAGCGACGCTGTACTACTACTTCGCCGGCAAAGAGGACATCCTTGCCTTCCTGCTCGAAGACCTCCTCAAGGACATCTCCGAGGCCGTGACCGCTATCGTGCACACCGACGGCACCGGTGCCGAACGCCTCGAACTTGTCATCCGCGCACAACTGCGGGCAATGGCGCAGCGGCCAGCGGTATGCCGTGCACTCATCGGCGAACTGGGACGAGCGGCCCGCATGCCGGCCATCGCCGAGATGATCAATACCGCATACCAACAACCGGTTGAAACTCTGCTCGTCGAAGGGGCCCGCGACGGCTCCCTCGTCGCTCAGCCCGATGCACGATCGACGTCCATTGCGCTGTTCGGCGCGGTCACCATCAATGCACTCATGTACCTGGTCACCGGGAACCACCTCGACGAGACGGTGGTCGCCAGCACCCTCAGCGCCGTCATGTTCGACGGCCTGCGCCCGCGCACAGGAGACCAGTCATGA
- a CDS encoding TetR/AcrR family transcriptional regulator has protein sequence MSAEERHRNRRTRLIEAATELIGTRGVAAATVTAVCAESGVTSRYFYQHFSGRDALLRAVYQQLYATFQEVIVDAIPDAGEPPEVLAYAPIRRLVSMIDNDPRLGRILFVESATEPLLRELRSELMAGFTDLVLREARLHLDIADSAVGVAHLASTLGVGGLFEVLRRRLDGELEFTTDELVQHCAGLLGSLGNYVLLQNTDQSATTEARPHR, from the coding sequence ATGTCCGCCGAGGAGCGTCACCGGAACCGGCGCACCCGTCTCATCGAGGCCGCAACCGAGTTGATCGGCACGCGCGGTGTTGCCGCCGCCACTGTGACTGCCGTCTGCGCTGAATCAGGCGTCACGTCACGCTACTTCTACCAGCACTTCTCCGGCCGAGACGCCCTCCTGCGGGCTGTCTACCAGCAGCTCTATGCCACCTTCCAGGAGGTGATAGTCGACGCGATCCCCGATGCCGGCGAGCCACCGGAGGTGCTGGCGTACGCGCCGATCCGCAGGCTGGTCAGCATGATCGACAACGACCCTCGGCTGGGTCGGATCCTGTTCGTGGAATCTGCCACCGAACCGCTGCTCCGAGAGCTACGCAGCGAACTGATGGCGGGTTTCACCGACCTCGTCTTGCGCGAAGCCAGACTCCACCTCGACATCGCCGACTCCGCCGTTGGGGTTGCCCATTTGGCTTCGACCTTGGGCGTGGGAGGGCTATTCGAAGTCTTGCGCCGCCGACTCGACGGAGAACTCGAGTTCACCACCGATGAACTCGTTCAGCACTGCGCAGGTTTACTGGGCAGCCTCGGCAATTACGTGCTGCTGCAGAACACGGACCAGTCGGCCACAACCGAAGCCCGACCCCACAGGTAG